The following proteins are encoded in a genomic region of Nitrospira sp.:
- a CDS encoding GNAT family N-acetyltransferase codes for MPPTLKSAVTYSTKELPEAGQLLRLFHQAPWAKSRSLDEAKDMLRHTDLTVCAWDGDQLIGFGRVLTDFIYRATIWDVIVDKAYQGQGVGTEIVQRILDHPRLKRVELFWLCTRRPGFYERLGFSSKEQTGMVWSRGKNRRLG; via the coding sequence ATGCCTCCAACCCTCAAGTCCGCCGTCACCTACTCGACGAAAGAACTCCCTGAAGCAGGTCAGCTCCTCAGGCTGTTTCACCAGGCGCCTTGGGCCAAGAGTCGATCGCTCGATGAGGCGAAGGACATGCTGCGCCATACCGACCTGACCGTGTGTGCCTGGGATGGCGATCAACTGATCGGGTTCGGTCGCGTACTCACAGACTTCATCTACCGTGCAACCATTTGGGACGTGATCGTCGACAAGGCGTATCAGGGACAAGGAGTTGGGACCGAAATCGTCCAGCGCATCCTCGATCACCCCCGCCTCAAGCGGGTGGAGCTCTTTTGGCTCTGTACCAGGCGTCCGGGTTTTTATGAAAGACTGGGCTTCAGCTCAAAGGAGCAGACCGGCATGGTGTGGAGCCGGGGAAAAAATCGCCGCCTGGGATAG
- a CDS encoding WD40 repeat domain-containing protein, with the protein MNTRSYVLGRTLLVCTVWALAACKIGFSAENTERVLLGHTDGVAALSFSTNGQLLASGGHDLTARLWDIQSGKELAVLFEGSKEVSGYTAESPPPNVLSVAFSPKRDLVAIGTRDGVARIFDVRTLETRAILRGHRGGIRSIYFDPTGQLLATASHDATIRIWNLNTKALVQELLGHTNAVRTAVFSSDGSRVVSGSEDGTVRYWETETGRMVKTVSLNAGEIFSLALSGGGFIAAGCADGSIHIWKIGEESKQWTFQGHRGPVFAVSINASNDLLVSGGEDETIRIWNFKMRTELKNLKVHSAPVIAVSFSPDGKYFASGKLRRQHPHSKSQSRTRAIILKKCGLIKDLKTLVASWLRTIECSHQWIGSRDRRGYCRRLCGICTGGT; encoded by the coding sequence TTGAACACAAGATCATATGTACTCGGGCGTACGCTTCTTGTATGCACGGTTTGGGCTCTTGCTGCATGCAAAATTGGTTTCAGTGCAGAAAATACAGAGAGAGTACTCCTCGGTCATACAGATGGAGTAGCCGCACTGTCTTTTAGTACGAATGGGCAGCTTTTAGCATCAGGAGGACACGATCTCACAGCGCGACTCTGGGATATCCAAAGCGGAAAAGAGTTGGCAGTTCTGTTTGAGGGCAGCAAAGAAGTTAGCGGCTATACCGCAGAAAGTCCACCACCTAATGTTCTCTCCGTGGCGTTTAGCCCAAAAAGAGATCTTGTTGCAATCGGGACTAGAGACGGTGTTGCACGAATATTTGACGTGCGAACCCTTGAGACAAGAGCCATCTTACGAGGACACCGTGGAGGCATCCGCTCAATTTACTTTGACCCTACTGGTCAATTGCTCGCCACAGCTTCACATGATGCGACAATCCGCATTTGGAATCTGAATACCAAAGCATTGGTCCAAGAACTCCTTGGGCACACGAATGCCGTACGTACCGCTGTGTTCAGCTCTGATGGCAGTCGTGTGGTGTCTGGTAGTGAGGATGGAACGGTACGGTATTGGGAGACGGAAACAGGCCGGATGGTGAAAACCGTCTCGCTCAATGCCGGCGAGATTTTCTCGCTGGCATTGAGCGGCGGAGGATTCATCGCTGCTGGCTGTGCTGATGGATCGATTCATATATGGAAGATAGGCGAGGAGTCGAAACAATGGACATTTCAAGGGCATAGGGGACCCGTTTTTGCGGTTAGTATCAATGCCAGCAACGACCTCCTCGTTTCTGGCGGCGAAGACGAGACAATTCGGATTTGGAATTTCAAGATGAGAACTGAACTAAAGAATCTGAAGGTCCATTCTGCCCCTGTGATAGCAGTCTCGTTTAGTCCAGACGGTAAATATTTTGCCTCTGGCAAGTTACGACGCCAGCATCCGCATAGTAAATCTCAGTCACGTACTCGCGCCATCATCCTCAAGAAGTGCGGACTGATAAAAGATCTAAAAACATTGGTTGCGTCTTGGCTGCGGACTATCGAGTGCAGCCATCAGTGGATCGGATCCCGGGATCGGCGCGGCTATTGCCGCCGCCTCTGCGGCATTTGCACTGGGGGTACATGA
- a CDS encoding metal ABC transporter permease: MQRSLLAAAMVGGLCSVIGVFVVLRGLAFVGAGTSHAAFAGVTLGYLMGWPPLLLAIVFGLATVWITGWVEERGRMKLDVSIGILYTTTMALAILFIGLMKTYNAEVYGFLFGSVLSVTPEELHIIGALSVLVLGLLLLFAKELYFIAFDQEMAEASGVPARQIFFLLLTLVALTVVVSLKTVGAILVFAMILIPASTAYQLTHSLAALTLYSAAIGILTAVAGVLMSALWDVPSGPAIVLLATTLFFISVFFSPKRVRRMRVAHCR; the protein is encoded by the coding sequence ATGCAACGCTCACTTCTTGCCGCAGCGATGGTGGGGGGACTCTGTTCGGTCATCGGGGTATTTGTGGTGTTGCGGGGATTGGCATTCGTCGGGGCTGGGACGTCACATGCCGCATTCGCGGGCGTGACACTCGGCTACTTGATGGGATGGCCGCCATTGTTGCTCGCCATTGTGTTCGGTCTTGCGACGGTCTGGATTACCGGATGGGTCGAAGAACGTGGCCGGATGAAACTGGATGTCTCAATCGGTATTCTCTATACCACGACAATGGCACTGGCCATTCTCTTTATCGGACTGATGAAAACCTACAATGCCGAGGTGTACGGATTCTTATTCGGCAGCGTTCTATCGGTCACCCCCGAAGAACTCCACATCATTGGAGCGTTGAGCGTTCTTGTGTTGGGCCTCCTGCTCCTGTTTGCAAAAGAACTCTATTTCATCGCCTTCGACCAAGAGATGGCTGAAGCGTCCGGTGTACCAGCCCGCCAGATATTTTTTCTCCTCCTGACGTTGGTCGCCTTGACGGTGGTGGTCTCACTGAAAACCGTCGGAGCGATCTTGGTCTTTGCCATGATCCTGATTCCAGCCTCGACCGCCTACCAACTCACCCATAGCCTCGCGGCACTGACCCTCTATTCAGCGGCAATCGGCATTCTGACCGCCGTGGCCGGTGTCCTGATGTCTGCCCTGTGGGATGTGCCTTCCGGGCCAGCCATTGTCTTACTGGCCACCACTCTGTTTTTCATCTCGGTTTTCTTTTCGCCAAAACGTGTGCGGCGGATGCGGGTCGCTCACTGTCGTTAA
- a CDS encoding outer membrane beta-barrel protein, whose translation MRRRGLRAGLVGLLVVIAATVILTSDGALAEGFGGIEAGKWIVGYRAGFAPLTQQLTENTSTSIGPLVNFQGMYSLNTWFLIGMMLEWERHGVSLEQPDMDLGHQDTVSVLPTMELRPVKLGRFSPYVNMSFGVNVNSFGEDTTTRISPSNTFAWRLGWGGDYRFTERFAFNVEWAYKQNNGHATVNGIRNDDWNASSFGFLFGGKMFF comes from the coding sequence ATGCGGAGGCGAGGTCTGCGGGCCGGATTGGTTGGATTGTTGGTCGTCATTGCCGCAACGGTGATCCTCACTTCAGACGGTGCCTTGGCTGAAGGATTCGGGGGGATTGAAGCAGGCAAGTGGATAGTGGGGTATCGAGCAGGCTTTGCCCCGCTTACCCAACAGCTCACGGAGAATACGTCGACGTCAATAGGACCACTGGTCAATTTTCAAGGTATGTACAGTCTCAATACCTGGTTTTTGATCGGAATGATGCTTGAGTGGGAACGGCACGGAGTGAGCCTGGAGCAGCCGGACATGGACCTCGGACATCAAGATACGGTATCTGTGCTTCCCACAATGGAACTACGTCCGGTCAAATTGGGTCGGTTCAGCCCCTATGTGAACATGAGCTTCGGCGTGAACGTCAACAGTTTCGGCGAAGATACAACTACTCGCATTAGTCCGAGCAACACCTTCGCCTGGCGCTTAGGCTGGGGAGGCGATTACCGGTTCACTGAACGGTTCGCCTTCAACGTCGAATGGGCCTACAAACAAAACAACGGTCATGCGACCGTCAACGGAATCAGGAATGATGATTGGAATGCGTCCTCGTTCGGCTTTCTCTTTGGCGGGAAGATGTTTTTCTAG